The Denticeps clupeoides chromosome 1, fDenClu1.1, whole genome shotgun sequence genome segment TAAATTGATAAACATTTGGTGAATGTCTCAAAACCTGCAGCATGAAGAAGTATCCCACAGTCCAATGAAATACCTAGAAATTCATCCCACTGTCTCATTGTAAGATGAGACAGATAACAAAATTCTTTCACAAACAGGAACTAGAAAGGACAGTCTAAAACCAAACAATAAGCactagaaaagaaaaagtaaaagttaGTTCAGTTCAAAGGAATGTGTTCCTACAAGCAGAAGTatcaaaaacagaaacataaGTATGGTCCACTAGAGTCTTTTCCATGAAGGAGGGTCAATTATGGTTGACTTTTGCTCCTCATATGGCTTTTTGGGTTCTTATTAATATGGGGCTGATATTAACCACCTGTCTGGTGCCTGTATACCCAGGGGCGCACcgttcattcaatgtgttttctttattttcatcaccatttacgttggtagattctcactgaaggcatcaaaactatgaatgaacacatgtggagttatgtacttaacaaaaaaaggtgaaataactgaaaacatgttttaaattctagtttctttgctctgattactgctttgcacactcttggcattctctcaatgagcgtcacctgaaatggttttccaacagtcttgaaggagttgtttagcacttgttggtccagctcaccccaaaccatctgggttcaggtccggtgactgtggaggtcaggtctccacttcttgttaagtacataactccacatgtgttcattcaaagttttgatgccttcagtgagaatctaccaatgtaaatggttcaaaataaagaaaacacattgaatgagaaggtgtgtccaaacttttggcatgtactgtatttaaccatcacttggtgatcagtgggcagcacGTGTGCACATGAGCAATGTTTCTAGGtcatttttacagtaaaaatgttttgggcaGGAAGGTAGTTCCTTAACAAGTACCCTTAACAAGTGCGTTTTCAGTTGCCCAGTGCTTTTAAACTGTagttttttctttgtaaaaGAATGCCATTTATAAATCCAATACACAGTTTCCATTTGAAATTATCGGGGGAAAACAGTTTTGGGCCaaacaggtaacacttgataccatttgTAATAGTTCAAGAtgttgagtgggcacagagatcatcaccatatagAGATTTAAAACCTTCTTtattctgaaacagatttcctgtcTGTAAGCCTCACTGAACTACACAGGTAATATGGGTATTGCAGCCTGCTTAGCAGTATTCAAGGTGGAACTGACCATTTCTTGCATTttgagctggttattagatgccgctccagccaatcagaaaatatcCAGCTGCTCCATAAAGCAGCCGGGGCACCTTGCAAAATGAGGGTGCACTTACTTCTTGCAAACGGGGAAAAGAAAACCAAGGGCAGCATGGGGGTgtgcaaaattattattttttattatatttattggaTTCACGGTTCCTTTATAATTCCTGCAGCATGGCTAGTTGCATTTATCTTGTGGAAAAGACTATTGCCACCAGGGAACAAAAAGTTACTATGACAAGGTATTGACAAATCATATCCTTTTAGAACATTTCATATCCCTCCCCCGATTGGTGTTATAGGTCAGGAGCACCTAACAGTAGTTAAACAGTGATTTTGAAGTGTTACTGGATTTTATCATTAATATTAGCCCTTTGAAGTGAAACATCATAACATGAAATaacaaaatacaacaaaaaatatttagtttCTCTACATGACACTCCGAACATGTAACATGAAATACTGACTGATTTGGTTGCCAGGACAATGCTTTTAATATTCCAGTCTGGTTGTATCTAAATATTAACATATGACTAATATGTTTGTTAATGGCATTCAATGACAAGTAGAACAGTGTTGATTGTATTATAATTGCAaccaaaaatactgaaaaacaaTAATCTCTCTGTACATGTACTGGAGAATTCTGTGCTTTGGTGAAAGAGAAAGTTAAAAAACTAAGTCagtgtgagtgacaggagagATTATTAGTGGTGTTGCATTTTTACCTTCATCATTAAGACTAGGTCTGAAGTACGGATAGAGTTTCTCAGAGAAGGACTGACCAGTAAAAGAGTAAATATGAGAGCTGTTCTCCACGTCATAAAAGGAGACCAGACCCTCCTCATAATCCACAAACACCCCCACCTTCTTGGGCTTCTTACTCAGAGAGAGAAGGACTGGAGGATCAGCATAAGCTTTATACTTATTTCCATTCTTCATAGATACAGACCATTGTCCATTTCTTGGTGTTGCTGTGATCTTCCCTTTCCTGTTAATCGACTCTCTGGCGACTCCTAAATCCCAAGCAGTCTTCCCCCTGACCTCCACCTCATAGTAAAATCTCCCTGAGGAGAAACCCTCCTTTCCCATGACATAGACACAAGGATAAAACCTCTCTGGATTATCAGGGATATTCTGAAGTTTGTCTCCATCTCTCACTTGTTTCCCATCAGCAGATAGGATGAGGAAAGGATGAGCTGAATCAGGATCCAGAGTCACATCAACTGTAATGAATGAAGAGAATTACGTGTGAATTGTGTGATGTGGGAATTGACATTTACTGGCAGCAACAAAcggctgttttgtttttaataaaggttttaattagtggtgggccgctatcggcgttaacgtgctgcgttaacgtgagactcttatcgggtgataaaaaaaaatatcggcgttaatctattcacaaagctgggtctatactacgcaagctattgtgccggagttaaatggttacactagattataagtatatttcttctttcttgtgtcttttagtttcttatttcctaaagacttttattttgtttttgagacccggttcaggtctcttggacacatggcgtgagctatgagaggtgcgtggggtttgtgtgcaaaaagttatttctttcattttaatttatgtacatattaggaatattttgcatgtgtgttattttgtgaatattttttttatgttcttttaatactgtatattgtagagaggtgcagaaagacgcgatgttctgacacgatgttctgatgcgaccttgctttttgtacagaatacactttgcacagaaaatctcttgggtgtcagctcatcatttgtggttcaagaaacgaaatcaaaaagttccacaacgcagaagaagaaccgctacactatgatgactttcaccttgatattttagcgcggatgtgtacctagccgaattgcactgtagggggcgagaacgagtcttcgaactgtgaaatgaccacatctaacgtgacgtggtaacatggatgcagctatttaactgaataaacagttggtaaacacaagtacatcttattgaacataatttattttcatcaccaattaacatggtagaacagctttctcaagcagtttgtgatgcattttggaaacaggagcccctggtctaatgcaccacctggcttgagaaacccgttctcaaagacttacttttagtcattatttgggtagcacacatattctgaatgccttcgtcagaattcaaatgagatattttaatctagattaatgtagattaatgtagattaatctaaaatatagattaatctagattcatttTTCTTAccctagattaatctagataaatTTTGTTTACTATAGATTAATttcaagattacagtgagatgaATCTAGATtgagaaaattaatctatggcCACCTCTAGTTTTAATAAAACCTTCAATAAGATTTAATtgtaaaccacaaaaaaagtaaaataccTGCATGCAATTTCAGCAGTGTTGGTTCTGGGgaaacaaaatcattttaataagcTTTTTGTCAAACCATGGAAACATTGTTCATAATATAGTGTTCAGTCATAATTTAACTGAAAGTTACTCATAATTACTCACGTGTTTGATCAAGTTTATCCATTTCCTGGTTGAATAGTTGATTCAGCTCTGACACGGCTCTCTTCAGAGTCTTCATCCTCTCCTCACACACCTTCACTGTCCACAGCTCATTATCAATGCTGACATCAGCCCAGTTCTTGGTGTGTGGagggctgcacagtgttgggtaAATCTACagtagagcaggagagaggagaaaccCCTCAGCATGGGGAGTGTTGATGTAGCAGATGGGGACAGTGTGATGtagcagagagaaagagagagatgctgaCCTGTAGGAGGTGGAGGTGATCCTCAGTGTGTGAGATGTTCTCCAGCTCACTGTTCCTCTTCTGGAGCTCTGTGAtctcctgctgcagatcttTAATCAGCCCTTCAGCCTGCCTCTCTGTCGctctctgcttctcctccatcacctccaGCAGCTCAGCCTGGCTTCTCTCAATGGAGCGCAGCAGAGCAGTGAAGACCTGCACACTGGCTGAGATCTCATCATCTGTGTATTTCTGCATTAGATATAAGTCATTTTTTGTCTGAGGCACATGAGACATTGTATTTTACAAGAGTAAGCTCATCGTGAAGTTCAGTAAGAATTTTTTAGGAAAGCTAAATCCAAAAGGTTGTTCTCTAGCTGTACACAGTCTCTAGCTGTATTTCAGGCAACAACTTTGTGAATCTATTACAAAATAGCTGTCTAATATGTGTTCAGGAGCAGGTCTGTGTGTTCTTTGCCTGTCTCCTCCAAATAAGCACGGAATAACCATCTGTCTAGACTCCTGGcccaaacaggacacacaattGCAATCATCCAAACGTATTAGCCTCCTCCTTGAATCATCACCATatcatggtggaggagtttcagccatgacaggcgcccggggagcagtgtgtggggacggtgctttgctcagtcgaacctcagtggcaccttggcggatcgggattcgaaccggcaaccttctgattacgggccacttccttaaccgctaggccgatCTGGGGCAGATCTGGCCCACCGTGCCTGTtttcaattaattatttaataaatctaaCTGTCATGCATTTGAGCCTCATGCCCTTTCTCAGGTGTGACAGCCAAAATGGAGGttcaaaataaagatttttgttTGGTGGTAAAATCTGGATTGTGATGTGATTCTTTAAAATTTGtaacaaaaaacataataatgcCATGATACTCTGAAAATGACACCTCGGAAATTGAGGTGTAGCTATGAAACAATCAAACATCAGTCAATCAAACATCAGTCAGAAAGACAATTTAAAGAAATTTGGAATGTCATAAAAAATCCTCACTTTCCTGATCTCCATTTGATATTTAATGTCCTGAATCTTCTTCAGTCTGTCCTGGATCATCTGCTGCACCTCAGTCTGTGTCTTCATCAGATGAGACTGTGGACAGAGAGGAGCAGTTCTGGGTTTTGTGCATAAATATTAAGTGCATCAATATTTTGTCAGAGTAACAAACTAACTTGCAGGTTATGTGCACAAAACCTTACTTTAAACCAGGTtcagtctttttaaaaattcctcACCTTCTTCTCCACATACTCTTCTGCTAACGGAACAGTGTTGTGACCTCTGTGGTCTCCCTCTGTACAGAACTGACACACAAACATCTGGTCGTCTCTGCAGAGGAACTTTAGGGGTCTATCATGGTTTGGACATATATagtcctccaggttctccactgGGTCAATCAGTTCGTGTCGTTTCAGTTTTGCTGCAGTTTTATGAGGCTTAATGTGAGTCTCACAGTAGGAGGTCAGACACATGAGGCAGGACTtgatggccagatctgtgcagATGTCACATGACACAGTGGGTGAACGTCCTGTGGCACTGCTGGCATTCTCAGTTAACAACGTCCTGAACTGGGCCATCATCTCAGAGAGTGTAGTGTTGAGACAAAGTTCAGGTCTTGTAGAATACGTTTTTTTACAGACAGGACATCTGCTTTGACTACAGTTGACCCAGTACTCCTTTATACAGCCCATGCAGAAGTTGTGTCCACATGGAGTAGAGACTGGATCAGTGAACATGTCAAGACAGATGGAGCACCGGAGCTGCTCTTCAGACAGGAAACTGCCGGAGGAAGCCATGTCTGCagtcaaaaaagtaaaaataattgtTGCTTGTAAAATTAAAGACTAGAGTTTGGGTGAAAAAAGACTGTGGGCTTGTGAAGGATTATTAGTATTCAGTGTCTTATAAGGTCTGAATATAGATTAGCAGTGTTTTCTTATTCATATCTTGGAGATGCATCTTCCTTCCATACATTCCAACACACAGATGAAAGCAAAAGGAGACCAGAGTCAACTTATCTGGGTCTTTGATATCTGTAAGTCTTTGTCATGATTTTTAAAGCAATTCTCAGCATTTTCTACTTTTCTCTGTTACCTGTGTAGAAGCTCTTAGTGACGGCCTCGCTCTTAAAACCGCTGCTGACTACAGTAGAAACGCTGATCTTGTACTCTGTTCCTGGCTGCAGGCCAGTTAAAGAACATCTGAGGTCCTTCATATAAATGATCTTGTCCTCTTCACCATCTCTATGTAGGGACAGCAGGTAGGAGACCTGATCCAAAGCTTTGCTCCATGTCACTGAGGCAGTAGTTAAATCTGTGGTCACAGTAAGGTCCTGCGGCTGAGGGATCACTAAAATGGAACAGATGTGACACtggatattaaaataattaaatgaagaGATAGAACTTGTTTAGTCTGTTGCAGATCCACACGACTCAGGTATCCCCAACAGCAAAATTATTCACTTTGGGCCACAAAATTGTTCATTAAGAAGCAGTATTAAGACAAAGAATGACCCCCAATTTACTCAGAACTGTGAAAAAGGTTCTGACAAACATGGACCTCACTTGATTGTTGAGctcatcattatttttattaaacagtAGAGAAATGCTGTGTAGTATAAcgtgtataatgtataatgtgtataacaatgcattttaaatgtgttcaattACTGTGCAAATAGCATGCAAGTGGACCATATTTGTCTGAAAACCTTTTGCCAGTATCAGCACCTTCCAGCACTGCTGCAATGTAACacttctttttgtaaaatacaaaaaaaaataaaaacacaatacattACCTATATATGTTTTCTGAAATTTGGGCCACATGTGAGTTTAGGTGTAACTCTATTAATCAGGGCAAAATCAGGCCAGCATATCCATATTTTACATAGAATTTTTCTATATTAAAAAGCAGACTGGAATTCTACTGAAACTCTACCAGTTTGGGTAGATGCCACCACACATGGACTCTGGCTGCCACTGTCACCTATGGTGGCCACAGAAAACTCATACTCCTCTCCTGGACTCAGGCCTTCAATGGTGATTGTTGTAACTGGAACTATGAGGCTTTGCTGGGTTCCTTCCTGTTTCCAGTTCAGTCTGAATCTCTGAGGTTCAGTTGGTCCTTCAGGAGTTCCCCAGCACAGAGACACGGAGTCTGATGTCACTGAGGTGAACTGGATCGGACCAGGAGGAGGGAGGCCTGGAAATTCACCGTTCACAATTCACCGTGAATTCAGACACAATAAACAGGCATCAGTTAATAAATCATGATATAAGTGACGTATCAAGAAATATGAAGAACATATCAGGTTTGTGTTTATAACCCTTCTTTAAAGAAATTCTAAATTCACCTTTTTCAATGGGCCACTTTGCTTCTCCAAAAGAAATgctctaaatgaaaaaatatatcattAACAACATGCAATATTACTTTCAAATTTTTATTAAtggggtgcaaaaaaaaaaccacaatcaCAAATTGCAGACCATTTTGAACATGGACTAACATACACAGCTAATTAGATAATTATtgtaaaactaattaaaatccATTAAACATTTCCATCATGCTTAATATTATATCAAGGTTTTGCCCCTATTCTCAAGAATGAGTGATAAGGATGAGACAAGGATAAAAACTGTACCTGATCTAGAGATAGGATTTTATGGCCGCTGTGCTCCATCACTGCACACAGGGCACAGATGTAAGTGTGGTCGGTGGTGCAGTACAGCTCCAGCTCTCTGTGGTGCTGCTGGCAGAACTTCTGGTCCACCACGTCTCGGGCCACCTCCACCAGTCTGTGTTTCTGCAGTGCAGGAGCTGTGTAGTGCTGTCGGACGTGTAGGTGACAGTAGGAGGCACAGCAGGTCAGACAGAACTTCACAGCTTTCACTGGGCAGATACAGCAGGGAACAAGTCCAGGTACAGAAGCATCATGACTGTAGGGACAAAATACAAAATCTGATAATTTAACCTCAGTATTCATTCAACTCACTCATCAAATCATGAGCATTAAACATCAATCATGTTACTGTCGTGTAGCGACTGCACCACTAGCATGTAGCACACAAACCATAATTATATGTATAGTACTAACCAAGAAACCTGTTCTACTTGCTGgtgatattaataaatatataatgttcAGGAAAATACCAGAAATTCTCTAGCTGTTCACTGCACAGAAACATGGAACTGGGTGGTTCTGGTGTCTCCAGCTGAACTCCTGAAATTACAACACAGAGAAGATCCATCCAACATAGCTAAATTAGTCTGGCCCGGATGTGGCCTACACACTGCGGTTACACTCTACATAGACAGCACAAAGAATGATGGCCCTTTGCTGGCCCAGATCTGGTTTGCCAGATCTAAAAAGTAAAAACGATCACCAGGATTTTTTTACCAACCTTGTAAGCACAAATGttccatcaacatttacatttaaggcatttggcagacgcccttatccagagcgacttacaacgtgcttccatgttaccaatgatgaagtgatcagttctggttcactaggacccccaactatgaatacagtctttttattcactttgttgtagtttctatacataagtcagacaagaagaaggttacaagttcatctaaatattctctaaagaggaaggtcttgagctgctgtttgaaggtgctcagtaactgagctgttctgacctcgaggggaagttcattcgaCCAAAGAgggaccaagacagagaagagtctagctGAGTGTCTTCCTTCTACCTTCAGAgctggagggaccaggcgagcagtactggaggctcggagtatacgaggtgcagtgcgaggtgtaataagggctgtgaggtaggatggtgctttgtaggccagcatcagtaatCTGATGCGTGCAATTACACACCTTTTatgtgttagttttagtcagatttattcattattaaccCATATGGGGAGCAAGCGTCACCCCTGAATTTACCCACCATCATGTAAAAGactcggaccaacatggaccttactggcttttctctttttattaaaGTTTCGTCTTGGTGGCTCTGTGTGTGAAGCTTTagtcatggtgtgtgtgtttctcagttTGTATAATGATACAATACTTGCTGTGGTAAATATCTGAGTCTCTTCTGAAGGATATGGGCGGTTCCATAGACCAGTCACTCTTCATGGACAGTACACTGGGAACCGGGGACTCTGCTTGCTCATGCTGGATACTGTCAGTAAACATGAACATCAAGACAAAACAGCATTGAACTAAGAAGACAATACAGCTGGAGTTCAAGTACACGTGTTAGTTGAACATTGAATTA includes the following:
- the LOC114798847 gene encoding uncharacterized protein LOC114798847 isoform X2; the protein is MSDLGDCQNGATAPENLHAGCQKEVKRTNGDGHDPTSSLNQQADSEVNRDDSATKSTRDQTFTSVSVSGPHQTGGPEGPGDRSIQHEQAESPVPSVLSMKSDWSMEPPISFRRDSDIYHRVQLETPEPPSSMFLCSEQLENFCHDASVPGLVPCCICPVKAVKFCLTCCASYCHLHVRQHYTAPALQKHRLVEVARDVVDQKFCQQHHRELELYCTTDHTYICALCAVMEHSGHKILSLDQSISFGEAKWPIEKGLPPPGPIQFTSVTSDSVSLCWGTPEGPTEPQRFRLNWKQEGTQQSLIVPVTTITIEGLSPGEEYEFSVATIGDSGSQSPCVVASTQTVIPQPQDLTVTTDLTTASVTWSKALDQVSYLLSLHRDGEEDKIIYMKDLRCSLTGLQPGTEYKISVSTVVSSGFKSEAVTKSFYTDMASSGSFLSEEQLRCSICLDMFTDPVSTPCGHNFCMGCIKEYWVNCSQSRCPVCKKTYSTRPELCLNTTLSEMMAQFRTLLTENASSATGRSPTVSCDICTDLAIKSCLMCLTSYCETHIKPHKTAAKLKRHELIDPVENLEDYICPNHDRPLKFLCRDDQMFVCQFCTEGDHRGHNTVPLAEEYVEKKSHLMKTQTEVQQMIQDRLKKIQDIKYQMEIRKKYTDDEISASVQVFTALLRSIERSQAELLEVMEEKQRATERQAEGLIKDLQQEITELQKRNSELENISHTEDHLHLLQIYPTLCSPPHTKNWADVSIDNELWTVKVCEERMKTLKRAVSELNQLFNQEMDKLDQTQPTLLKLHAVDVTLDPDSAHPFLILSADGKQVRDGDKLQNIPDNPERFYPCVYVMGKEGFSSGRFYYEVEVRGKTAWDLGVARESINRKGKITATPRNGQWSVSMKNGNKYKAYADPPVLLSLSKKPKKVGVFVDYEEGLVSFYDVENSSHIYSFTGQSFSEKLYPYFRPSLNDEGKNATPLIISPVTHTDLVF
- the LOC114798847 gene encoding nuclear factor 7, ovary-like isoform X3, producing MKSDWSMEPPISFRRDSDIYHRVQLETPEPPSSMFLCSEQLENFCHDASVPGLVPCCICPVKAVKFCLTCCASYCHLHVRQHYTAPALQKHRLVEVARDVVDQKFCQQHHRELELYCTTDHTYICALCAVMEHSGHKILSLDQSISFGEAKWPIEKGLPPPGPIQFTSVTSDSVSLCWGTPEGPTEPQRFRLNWKQEGTQQSLIVPVTTITIEGLSPGEEYEFSVATIGDSGSQSPCVVASTQTVIPQPQDLTVTTDLTTASVTWSKALDQVSYLLSLHRDGEEDKIIYMKDLRCSLTGLQPGTEYKISVSTVVSSGFKSEAVTKSFYTDMASSGSFLSEEQLRCSICLDMFTDPVSTPCGHNFCMGCIKEYWVNCSQSRCPVCKKTYSTRPELCLNTTLSEMMAQFRTLLTENASSATGRSPTVSCDICTDLAIKSCLMCLTSYCETHIKPHKTAAKLKRHELIDPVENLEDYICPNHDRPLKFLCRDDQMFVCQFCTEGDHRGHNTVPLAEEYVEKKSHLMKTQTEVQQMIQDRLKKIQDIKYQMEIRKKYTDDEISASVQVFTALLRSIERSQAELLEVMEEKQRATERQAEGLIKDLQQEITELQKRNSELENISHTEDHLHLLQIYPTLCSPPHTKNWADVSIDNELWTVKVCEERMKTLKRAVSELNQLFNQEMDKLDQTQPTLLKLHAVDVTLDPDSAHPFLILSADGKQVRDGDKLQNIPDNPERFYPCVYVMGKEGFSSGRFYYEVEVRGKTAWDLGVARESINRKGKITATPRNGQWSVSMKNGNKYKAYADPPVLLSLSKKPKKVGVFVDYEEGLVSFYDVENSSHIYSFTGQSFSEKLYPYFRPSLNDEGKNATPLIISPVTHTDLVF
- the LOC114798847 gene encoding uncharacterized protein LOC114798847 isoform X1 produces the protein MYFNIVRLRGTFMNTHGAQCRSTMSDLGDCQNGATAPENLHAGCQKEVKRTNGDGHDPTSSLNQQADSEVNRDDSATKSTRDQTFTSVSVSGPHQTGGPEGPGDRSIQHEQAESPVPSVLSMKSDWSMEPPISFRRDSDIYHRVQLETPEPPSSMFLCSEQLENFCHDASVPGLVPCCICPVKAVKFCLTCCASYCHLHVRQHYTAPALQKHRLVEVARDVVDQKFCQQHHRELELYCTTDHTYICALCAVMEHSGHKILSLDQSISFGEAKWPIEKGLPPPGPIQFTSVTSDSVSLCWGTPEGPTEPQRFRLNWKQEGTQQSLIVPVTTITIEGLSPGEEYEFSVATIGDSGSQSPCVVASTQTVIPQPQDLTVTTDLTTASVTWSKALDQVSYLLSLHRDGEEDKIIYMKDLRCSLTGLQPGTEYKISVSTVVSSGFKSEAVTKSFYTDMASSGSFLSEEQLRCSICLDMFTDPVSTPCGHNFCMGCIKEYWVNCSQSRCPVCKKTYSTRPELCLNTTLSEMMAQFRTLLTENASSATGRSPTVSCDICTDLAIKSCLMCLTSYCETHIKPHKTAAKLKRHELIDPVENLEDYICPNHDRPLKFLCRDDQMFVCQFCTEGDHRGHNTVPLAEEYVEKKSHLMKTQTEVQQMIQDRLKKIQDIKYQMEIRKKYTDDEISASVQVFTALLRSIERSQAELLEVMEEKQRATERQAEGLIKDLQQEITELQKRNSELENISHTEDHLHLLQIYPTLCSPPHTKNWADVSIDNELWTVKVCEERMKTLKRAVSELNQLFNQEMDKLDQTQPTLLKLHAVDVTLDPDSAHPFLILSADGKQVRDGDKLQNIPDNPERFYPCVYVMGKEGFSSGRFYYEVEVRGKTAWDLGVARESINRKGKITATPRNGQWSVSMKNGNKYKAYADPPVLLSLSKKPKKVGVFVDYEEGLVSFYDVENSSHIYSFTGQSFSEKLYPYFRPSLNDEGKNATPLIISPVTHTDLVF